A stretch of DNA from Staphylococcus sp. KG4-3:
ACGCACCAACCAACATAGTTAAACCTATTAATACACTAGCAAATAGTGCCAATGAACTATAGAAAACACCGATTAACATTCCTATAGCTCCAATAAACTCAAATGCTCCAGTGATTTTATTAAAAATAGGTGGGTACCCAAAGCGTGCAAATTCTTGTTTCATCTCTCCAGAAAATATTTTAAACCCTGTTATGATAAAGAATAAACCTAGGATTACTTGCAATATTAAAATAATTATTCCCATACAACCATTCCTCCTTTAATCGCTTTCTATCAATTTACTAAATTGAAATAATGTATGATTAAAAAAGAAAAGGAACAAGCAAAATCCAAGATTCAATTTGAGTGTTCCTCTTTTATATCATTGAACATTCTAATTTAATATGAATTAATTACTTTTTATAGGTAATATGCTTTATGGAAAGAAACTACACATTCAAATACTCATCATAATCAAATGTTTCAATATTATTGGTAACAACAACACTTGTATCAAGCTTAAACTTAAGATATCTACTCACTTCACAAACAGCGTTAACTTGAAGATTTTCTATTTCATTCATCTCAAGTAATATAAAACGAAGCGATTCTGTATGGTAATTGGATTGAGCAAGTAGTTTCTCAATACTCTCTAATAATAATGCCTTATAATTATCTCCAGAAATAGCAACTACTCTAGAGTTAATTGGTTCTTTATTTTTATTTCTTAAATAGAATAATGTATTGCCCCTACTATACTGAATAATAATAAACATAATAAGTTCCCCAATTCTAACATTATATTATTTATTATTATACTGTACACATTTGGCGCAATTTATAAACAAAATAAATTGAATTTACAACAACTTTTTAAAATAGTCCTGTTGGTTTCGTATCGTAACTAACCAATAAATTTTTTGTTTGTTGGTAGTGTTCCAACATCATTAAATGATTTTCTCGACCTATACCACTCATTTTATAACCGCCAAAAGCAGCATGTGCCGGATAAGTATGATAATTATTAACCCATACTCTACCAGCTTGAATACCTCTACCAGCACGATATGCTATATTCTGATTTCTTGTCCAAATACCAGCGCCTAAGCCATAAATTGTATCATTTGCCATGGCTAATGCCTCATCGTTATCTTTGAAGGTTGCTACTGACAATACTGGTCCAAAAATCTCTTCTTGGAACACACGCATATTTTGATTACCTTTAAAAATAGTAGGTTCAATATAAAAACCATTTTTTAAATTCTCATTTTCTTTTCTTACATTACCACCAACAAGTATTTCTGCACCTTCATCTTTACCTATATCTAAGTATTTCTTAATTTTTTCTTGTTGTTCATTGGAGGTCTGTGCACCTACCATTGTTGTATCATCCAACGGGTTCCCTAGTTTTATTTTATTAACTTTATCAATACATAATTTTATAAATTCATCATAAATATCTTCTTGAACCAAAGCTCTAGAAGGACATGTACAAACTTCACCTTGATTTAAGGCAAACATAACTAATCCTTCTACTGCTTTATCTAAAAATTCATCATCTTCATCCATAATATCTTTATAAAATATATTTGGTGATTTGCCACCTAATTCCAGAGTTACTGGTATGACATTGTCACTGGCATTCTTCATAATAATCTTACCTGTTGTTGTTTCACCGGTAAAAGCGACTTTATTAATCCCTTTATGCGTAGCAAGTGCTTCACCAGTTTCATTGCCAAATCCATTTATGACATTTATTAATCCTTTTGGTAAAATGTCTTCAATTATTTCAATGAAATGTAGAATAGACACAGGTGTTTGTTCTGCTGGTTTAAGGACGACAGCATTTCCAGTCACTATAGCAGGAGCAATTTTCCAAGTTGCCATAAGTAACGGGAAATTCCACGGAATAATTTGACCAATGACTCCTAATGGTTCTTTATAATGATAAGCTACTGTATCATTATCTATCTGTGAAATACCACCTTCTTCTGCGCGTATCACACCTGCAAAATATCTAAAATGATCTACAACTAACGGTAAATCTGCAGCAAGCGTCTCTCTAACAGGTTTACCATTATCAAAAGTTTCGATAACTGCTAAGTATTCTAGATTCTCTTCTACACGATCCGCAATATCTAATAAAAGTTGCGACCTTTCAGCTAATGACTTTTTCCCCCACTCAACTTGTGCTTTTTTAGCAGCTTTTACTGCTAAATCGACATCTTTTTGTGAAGATCTAGGTACTTTTGAATAATTTTCGCCAGTAATTGGGGAAATATTATCAAAATATTCACCTTCTTGTGGCTCTGTCCAACTTCCATCAATAAAGTTACTATATTGCTCTTTAACTTTGTATTTTGCATTACTTTCATTTGGGTTTGTATAAATCATATAAATACCTCCTTTATATGGTCATATACCCTTCAAACATTTGTGTAAGCGCTTAAATTGACAACCGTAAAAAAGAAATATTTAATACTTTGCAACAAGGGCTAAACGTTTATTTAATCTTCTTTGATGTTTTCTTATATAAAAAAATAGAAGCTAGGACATAACTTCGACCTAGCCTCTATAAATAATGATTTTCTATAATACTTTATTTGAAACGTCTATTTTTCATCTTCTTTTTTTCTACGACGTTTAGCAAATAGTAATAATGCACCTAATCCTGCAAACAATGAACCGAATAATGTACCATTGCGCATTTCTTCCTCACCTGTTTCAGGTAATTCTGATTGTTTATTTGCTTTATTATCTTTTGATTTGTTGTTTTCCACAACGTTAGAACTATTATTTGAATCTCCTACTTGTGATTCATTAGAATTGCTATTATCTGTGTTGTGGCTAGTATTTGGTGAATTTGAACCTGTGCCTGGATTTTCTCCTGTACCTGGATTTTCTCCTGTACCTGGATTCTCTCCTGTGCCTGGATTTTCTCCTGTACCTGGATTTTCTCCTGTGCCTGGATTTTCTCCTGTGCCTGGATTTTCTCCTGTGCCTGGATTTTCTCCTGTGCCTGGATTTTCTCCTGTACCTGGATTTTCTCCTGTACCTGGATTTTCTCCTGTGCCTGGATTTTCTCCTGTACCTGGATTCTCTCCTGTGCCTGGATTTCCTCCTGTACCTGGATTCTCTCCTGTACCTGGGTTTTCTCCTGTGCCTGGATTTTCTCCTGTGCCTGGATTTTCTCCTGTGCCTGGATTTTCTCCTGTGCCTGGATTTTCTCCTGTGCCTGGATTTTCTCCTGTGCCTGGATTTTCTCCTGTGCCTGGATTTTCTCCTGTGCCTGGATTTTCTCCTGTGCTAGTTACATTTGTATTTGTAGGTTCTGAAGTATTGCCATTTTTATCCGTAGCAGTCACTACAATAGTGTCTCCACCATTCAAGTCTACATTTGATGGTATTTCTACTGTGTAGTTTCCTTCGTCATCAGCTGTTCCTGTTGCTGTTGTTCCATCTGGGAACGTTACTGTTACCGTTGAACCTGGTTCTGCTGTTCCAGAAATTTGTGTATCTTCGCTTGTTACTTCATTCACCGTTGGTGCTTCTGGCGCTGTTGTGTCTGTAACTGTTGTTGTTGCTTCCTCTGATCTATTGCCATCTTTATCTTCTGCTACAACTCTGATTGATTCTCCACCATCTAATTTTACATTTGATGGTATTTCTACTGTATAGTTTCCTTCGTCATCAGCCGTACCTGTTGCCGTTGTTCCATCTGGGAACGTTACTGTTACCGTTGAGCCTGGTTCTGCCGTTCCACTTATTGTTGTATCTTCACTTGTTACTTCATTCACCGTTGGTGCTTCTGGCGCTGTTGTGTCTGTAACTGTTGTTGTTGCTTCCTCTGATGTATTGCCATCTTTATCTTCTGCTACAACTCTGATTGATTCTCCACCATCTAATTTTACATTTGATGGTATTTCTACTGTATAGTTACCTTCGTCATCAGCCGTACCTATTGCCGTTGTTCCATCTGGGAACGTCACTGTTACTGTTGAGCCTGGTTCTGCCGTTCCACTTATTGTTGTATCTTCACTTGTTACGTCATTCACCATTGGTGCTTCTGGCGCTGTTGTATCTTTGACTGTTGTTGTTGCTTCCTCTGATACGTTACCTTCTTTATCTGTTGATGTGACAACGATCTCTTCATCGCCTTTTAAGTCTACGTTTGATGGTATTTCTACTGTATAGTTTCCTTGGTCATCAGCCGTGCCTGTTGGTGTTGTTCCATCTGGGAACGTCACTGTTACTGTTGAACCTGGTTCTGCTGTTCCACTTATTGTTGTATCTTCACTTGTTACGTCATTCACCGTTGGTGCTTCTGGTGCTGTTGTATCTGTAACTGTTGTTGTTGCTTCCTCTGACACATTACCTTCTTTATCTGTTGATGTGACAACGATCTCTTCATCGCCTTTTAAGTCTACGTTTGATGGTATTTCTACTGTATAGTTTCCTTGGTCATCAGCCGTGCCTGTCGCTGTCGTACCGTCTGGGAACGTCACTGTTACCGTTGAACCTGGTTCTGCTGTTCCACTTATTGTTGTATCTTCACTTGTTACGTCATTCACCGTTGGTGCTTCTGGCGCTGTTGTGTCTGTATCTGTTGTTGTTGCTTCCTCTGACACATTACCTTCTTTATCTGTTGATGTGACAACGATCTTTTCATCGCCTTTTAAGTCTACATTTGTTGGTATTTCTACTGTATAGTTACCTTCGTCATCGGCCGTACCTGTCGCTGTTGTTCCGTCTGGGAACGTCACTGTTACCGTTGAACCTGGTTCTGCTGTTCCAGAAATTTGTGTATCTTCGCTTGTTACGTCATTCACCGTTGGTGCTTCTGGTGCTGTTGTGTCTGTAACTGTTGTCGTTGCTTCCTCTGACACATTACCTTCTTTATCTGTTGATGTGACAACGATCTCTTCATCGCCTTTTAAGTCTACGTTTGATGGTATTTCTACTGTATAGTTACCTTGGTCATCAACCGTACCTGTTGCTGTCGTACCGTCTGGGAACGTTACTGTTACCGTTGAACCTGGTTCTGCTGTTCCACTTATTGTTGTATCTTCACTTGTTACTTCATTCACCGTTGGTGCTTCTGGCGCTGTTGTATCTTTGACTGTTGTCGTTGCTTCCTCTGACACATTACCTTCTTTATCTGTTGATGTGACAACGATCTCTTCATCGCCTTTTAAGTCTACGTTTGATGGTATTTCTACTGTATAGTTACCTTGGTCATCAACCGTACCTGTTGCTGTTGTTCCGTCTGGGAACGTTACTGTTACCGTTGAGCCTGGTTCTGCTGTTCCAGAAATTTGTGTATCTTCACTTGTTACGTCATTCACCGTTGGTGCTTCTGGCGCTGTTGTGTCTGTAACTGTTGTTGATGCTTCCTCTGACACATTACCTTCTTTATCTGTTGATGTGACAACGATCTTTTCATCGCCTTTTAAGTCTACATTTGTTGGTATTTCTACTGTATAGTTACCTTCGTCATCGGCCGTACCTGTCGCTGTTGTTCCGTCTGGGAACGTCACTGTTACCGTTGAACCTGGTTCTGCTGTTCCAGAAATTTGTGTATCTTCGCTTGTTACGTCATTCACCGTTGGTGCTTCTGGTGCTGTTACATCTTTGACTGTTGTCGTTGCTTCCTCTGATGTATTGCCATCTTTATCTTCTGCTACAACTCTGATTGATTCTCCACCATCTAATTTTACGTTTGATGGTATTTCTACTGTATAGTTTCCTTGATTATCAGCCGTACCTGTTGCTGTTGTTCCGTCTGGGAACGTTACTGTTACCGTTGAGCCTGGTTCTGCTGTTCCAGAAATTTGTGTATCTTCACTTGTTACTTCATTCACCGTTGGTGCTTCTGGCGCTGTTGTGTCTGTAACTGTTGTTGTTGCTTCCTCTGACACATTACCTTCTTTATCTGTTGATGTGACAACGATCTTTTCATCGCCTTTTAAGTCTACATTTGTTGGTATTTCTACTGTATAGTTACCTTCGTCATCGGCCGTACCTGTCGCTGTTGTTCCGTCTGGGAACGTCACTGTTACCGTTGAACCTGGTTCTGCTGTTCCAGAAATTTGTGTATCTTCGCTTGTTACGTCATTCACCGTTGGTGCTTCTGGCGCTGTTGTGTCTATAACTGTTGTTGTTACAGAATCAGAAATATTACCGTTATTATCTATAGAAGCTATTAATAATTCTTCTTCACCTACTAAATCAATAGCGGTTGGCACATCTATTGTATAATTTCCTTGTTCATCGGCTGTTGCTGTTGTTCCATCTGGGAATGTGACTGTCACTTCTGATCCGGGCTCTGCAGTACCTTTTACTTGTGTATCTTCACTTGTTACTTTTTCAACTGTTGGTGCTTCTGGCGCTGTTGCATCTACAACAGTTGTTGTTGTTTGTTCAGATTTATTATTAGCTTTATCTTGTGCAACAGCTTGAATTTCTTCCCCGCCTATTAAAACAACTTTGTTTGGAATTTCGACACTAAAGTTTCCTTGGGCATCTGTTTCTACATCAACTTTCACATCGCCTGGGAACGTAACTGTCACAATTGTATTTGCTTCTGCTGTTCCGCTAACCGTTGTATCTTCGCTTGACACTTCATTTAATACTGGTACTTCTGGGGCTGTTGCATCTGCAACAGTTGTGGAAGTTTCAGGTGAAATATTACCTCTAGAATCTGATGCTGTAACTTTCAATACTTCATTACCTGTTAAATCAGTTCCTTCAGGAATTTTAACAGTATAATTCCCTTGATTATCAGTTGTACCAGTTGCTGTTATTCCATCTGGGAACATTACTGTTACTGTTGAATTTGCTTCTGCTGTACCTGTTATTTGTGCATCTTCACTTGTCACCCCATTAATCGTTGGTGCAGCTGGTGCTGTCACATCAGTAACAGTTGTAGCTACTGGTGCTGTTTCATTACCAGCATCATCTGTTGATGTAACTTGGATTTCTTCTCCACCGACTAAATCAACTTCTCCTGGAATAGAAATTGTATAATTTCCATTGTTATCTGATTTACCTGCAGCTGTCACGCCACCTGGGAAAGTTACTGTAACAGTTGTATTTGCTTCTGCTGTACCTGTTACTTGTACATCTTCGCTTGTCACCCCGTTAACTGTTGGTGGTGACGGCGCTATTTCGTCTGTAACTGTCGTAGAACCTGGATGCGAAACGTTTCCTGTCGCATCTGTTGATGTAGCTTGAATTGTTTCTCCACCTTGTAATTCTTCATTTTCTGGAATAGCAACCGTAAAGTTTCCTTGGACATCTGCTATTGTTTCTACAACTGTTCCACTTGGGAACGTCACTTTCACTGTTGAATTTGCTTCTGCTGTGCCTGTTATTTGATTACTATTACTAGTAACATCTTTAATGACAGGGGCATCTGGTGCTTTCACATCTTTAACAATAGTTGTAGCTATCGGTGATTCATTTCCCGCTTTATCTGTTGAAATTGCTTTAAACTCTTCTCCACCTTCAAGTGTAACTCCATTTGGTATAGTAACTGTAAAATTCCCTTGATTATCAGCAGTTACTGAAATTTTACCTCCACCTGGGAAACCGACTGTTACTGATGAATTTGGTTCGGCTTTACCTGTGACTTCTGTATCATTACTTGTTATTGAATTAATCACAGGCGCATCTGGTGCTGTTTTATCTGTAACCGTAATTTGATCTGAAATTTCGCTTGTTTTACCATCTTTACTAGCTGTTGCAGTTAAAACTGTACCAGCTGGTAATGGTTTACTTAATACGATAGTGGCTGCTGAACCATCATTAGGAATTTTAACTGTTCCAATTTCAATATTATTATTATCTCGAACAGTTACAGTGGCACCAGCAGTACCATTAACATGTATTTCTGTATCGTTATCGTCCACTGGATTAATAGACGGTGCAGGAACTTTAGAAACATCAATAATATCAAAAGTATTAACTTCATCATTGTCATAATTAGGTGAATCAATTGCAATAGTATATGTGCCTTCAGGTGACTTAGAAATTGACACAGAAAATGTACCATCTGGATTAACTGTAGATGTGCCAATCACTTTACCATTTGCATCTATAACTTTAGCAGTTTGAGTTGCTGCACCCGTTTTTAATGGAACAGTTCCTGTTACAACAACATCATCAGTAGTTATATCAGCTACAATAGGCGTACCAACTAATGGTGAAGTTTTGTATTTTACAACTTCGTCTCCATCATTTTTACCATCACCGTCTGTATCGTTATTTTCAGGATTAGATAGCGAGACTTGACGTTCGTATCTATCTAACAATCCGTCTTGATCGTAATCTTGTAATGCTAAAGTTGATGTACCTAAAGTATTATTGATTAATAATCCTTTACTATCAGTTAAATATCCTGCAAACGTGAAGTCTTCTTTTTGTTTAGTGGTTTCTCTAATTAAGTTTCCTTGTGCATCATATTCTGCATCTTTAGTTAAAATATTATTGACACTTTGATTCAATTTAACTACTATTCTAATACCTACTGTTTCAGGTAAAAGATTGTTAAATTCGATAAGCTTATTTAAATTATCACTAGTAATTGAACCATTCCCTATGGCATCCAAAGTTAAATCTGCAACTTTATCCCCTGCATGATACGTTTTATCAAAACCGCTTAAGCCTTTATAATCATAAGTGTGTAATTCCAC
This window harbors:
- a CDS encoding DoxX family protein, encoding MGIIILILQVILGLFFIITGFKIFSGEMKQEFARFGYPPIFNKITGAFEFIGAIGMLIGVFYSSLALFASVLIGLTMLVGALSHILLGKDPVTKAMPAIVLFLLNFGVFIYYI
- a CDS encoding aldehyde dehydrogenase family protein, which produces MIYTNPNESNAKYKVKEQYSNFIDGSWTEPQEGEYFDNISPITGENYSKVPRSSQKDVDLAVKAAKKAQVEWGKKSLAERSQLLLDIADRVEENLEYLAVIETFDNGKPVRETLAADLPLVVDHFRYFAGVIRAEEGGISQIDNDTVAYHYKEPLGVIGQIIPWNFPLLMATWKIAPAIVTGNAVVLKPAEQTPVSILHFIEIIEDILPKGLINVINGFGNETGEALATHKGINKVAFTGETTTGKIIMKNASDNVIPVTLELGGKSPNIFYKDIMDEDDEFLDKAVEGLVMFALNQGEVCTCPSRALVQEDIYDEFIKLCIDKVNKIKLGNPLDDTTMVGAQTSNEQQEKIKKYLDIGKDEGAEILVGGNVRKENENLKNGFYIEPTIFKGNQNMRVFQEEIFGPVLSVATFKDNDEALAMANDTIYGLGAGIWTRNQNIAYRAGRGIQAGRVWVNNYHTYPAHAAFGGYKMSGIGRENHLMMLEHYQQTKNLLVSYDTKPTGLF
- a CDS encoding Ig-like domain-containing protein; the encoded protein is MKNKQGFLSNRLNKYSIRKFTVGTASLLIGATLVMGIGNEAQADELDSITSDNANTKDKGEALDISDIKGVEDTNSVEHNNEEVEKTNTTTQEKTENSEQTPKNNVEQSTADEHNKEQLSNEEPKTEETNAEQNDFEDTNKVEEQTSSSNGAEELAKYEEADTEELKTEENKSNVSTKDETPTTENDKETNSVKTEETVNNQTDSEKDKKIEQSQTDSNQEDTKQQESNVKTEEVATSENSTTSSKVDESLEITEKDKANNENVKSKLETELATSKDKKDTVKSFLSSQLSSTEADAIMENADINYETATAEEINTEILKASLIELVNDQESATTLATPTRTMFRSMATPMALAAATDQNEEVQKSLGYLDNYTFASLIFDPGTLDNQTTLNSNVIPFEIHSYMSGSNSGDRYKIDLKLDPIIANHVTKITANPSGRSQPVEFIRLTDENGKLTNTWEINFIRANDGLFGGAEILDQYTAKNGKIELDDTIANILKNAGSLDNNKLNYQMFVRDSRDNKIVRTSESSGYFLTNSDSDLVKLQNNISSENSNNFKASSGSATYDDAPGEHGGFIIDQQIMKNGVFTYSKTKSNQWSYNYQIDKDLLPYIDSVELHTYDYKGLSGFDKTYHAGDKVADLTLDAIGNGSITSDNLNKLIEFNNLLPETVGIRIVVKLNQSVNNILTKDAEYDAQGNLIRETTKQKEDFTFAGYLTDSKGLLINNTLGTSTLALQDYDQDGLLDRYERQVSLSNPENNDTDGDGKNDGDEVVKYKTSPLVGTPIVADITTDDVVVTGTVPLKTGAATQTAKVIDANGKVIGTSTVNPDGTFSVSISKSPEGTYTIAIDSPNYDNDEVNTFDIIDVSKVPAPSINPVDDNDTEIHVNGTAGATVTVRDNNNIEIGTVKIPNDGSAATIVLSKPLPAGTVLTATASKDGKTSEISDQITVTDKTAPDAPVINSITSNDTEVTGKAEPNSSVTVGFPGGGKISVTADNQGNFTVTIPNGVTLEGGEEFKAISTDKAGNESPIATTIVKDVKAPDAPVIKDVTSNSNQITGTAEANSTVKVTFPSGTVVETIADVQGNFTVAIPENEELQGGETIQATSTDATGNVSHPGSTTVTDEIAPSPPTVNGVTSEDVQVTGTAEANTTVTVTFPGGVTAAGKSDNNGNYTISIPGEVDLVGGEEIQVTSTDDAGNETAPVATTVTDVTAPAAPTINGVTSEDAQITGTAEANSTVTVMFPDGITATGTTDNQGNYTVKIPEGTDLTGNEVLKVTASDSRGNISPETSTTVADATAPEVPVLNEVSSEDTTVSGTAEANTIVTVTFPGDVKVDVETDAQGNFSVEIPNKVVLIGGEEIQAVAQDKANNKSEQTTTTVVDATAPEAPTVEKVTSEDTQVKGTAEPGSEVTVTFPDGTTATADEQGNYTIDVPTAIDLVGEEELLIASIDNNGNISDSVTTTVIDTTAPEAPTVNDVTSEDTQISGTAEPGSTVTVTFPDGTTATGTADDEGNYTVEIPTNVDLKGDEKIVVTSTDKEGNVSEEATTTVTDTTAPEAPTVNEVTSEDTQISGTAEPGSTVTVTFPDGTTATGTADNQGNYTVEIPSNVKLDGGESIRVVAEDKDGNTSEEATTTVKDVTAPEAPTVNDVTSEDTQISGTAEPGSTVTVTFPDGTTATGTADDEGNYTVEIPTNVDLKGDEKIVVTSTDKEGNVSEEASTTVTDTTAPEAPTVNDVTSEDTQISGTAEPGSTVTVTFPDGTTATGTVDDQGNYTVEIPSNVDLKGDEEIVVTSTDKEGNVSEEATTTVKDTTAPEAPTVNEVTSEDTTISGTAEPGSTVTVTFPDGTTATGTVDDQGNYTVEIPSNVDLKGDEEIVVTSTDKEGNVSEEATTTVTDTTAPEAPTVNDVTSEDTQISGTAEPGSTVTVTFPDGTTATGTADDEGNYTVEIPTNVDLKGDEKIVVTSTDKEGNVSEEATTTDTDTTAPEAPTVNDVTSEDTTISGTAEPGSTVTVTFPDGTTATGTADDQGNYTVEIPSNVDLKGDEEIVVTSTDKEGNVSEEATTTVTDTTAPEAPTVNDVTSEDTTISGTAEPGSTVTVTFPDGTTPTGTADDQGNYTVEIPSNVDLKGDEEIVVTSTDKEGNVSEEATTTVKDTTAPEAPMVNDVTSEDTTISGTAEPGSTVTVTFPDGTTAIGTADDEGNYTVEIPSNVKLDGGESIRVVAEDKDGNTSEEATTTVTDTTAPEAPTVNEVTSEDTTISGTAEPGSTVTVTFPDGTTATGTADDEGNYTVEIPSNVKLDGGESIRVVAEDKDGNRSEEATTTVTDTTAPEAPTVNEVTSEDTQISGTAEPGSTVTVTFPDGTTATGTADDEGNYTVEIPSNVDLNGGDTIVVTATDKNGNTSEPTNTNVTSTGENPGTGENPGTGENPGTGENPGTGENPGTGENPGTGENPGTGENPGTGENPGTGENPGTGGNPGTGENPGTGENPGTGENPGTGENPGTGENPGTGENPGTGENPGTGENPGTGENPGTGENPGTGENPGTGENPGTGENPGTGSNSPNTSHNTDNSNSNESQVGDSNNSSNVVENNKSKDNKANKQSELPETGEEEMRNGTLFGSLFAGLGALLLFAKRRRKKEDEK